In the Cydia splendana chromosome 2, ilCydSple1.2, whole genome shotgun sequence genome, one interval contains:
- the LOC134800706 gene encoding uncharacterized protein LOC134800706 produces the protein MTERQYAYRAGRATTDLVREVVWRVLSAREAGQHVALLCCDLSRAFDTADHQLIADKLSFYGIRGPALSLLTSFMSHRSQVVVAENGKITSSEMTNVMGVPQGSCLSNTLFSLLLNDLPTAIHDAEIYMYADDVAAIVTAPTTRELEHKLNSVVQRLEFWFRLNGLALNRDKTCYLTFQLNGTAPSPYSVTAEQTALQMVQSARLLGFQIDSGLIWDQHIDEICSRLGRACFALRRLAGTASRSVVLSCYFATVHSLITYGVELWARAADADRVFRMQKRAVRAIVGVPDDVSCRELFKELDILPLPCEHIFQVALFTYKHYDAFRQRGVNESRAMRSNKLAHLLVTPAHKLRKSEKSVYISGPSVYNRLPNEIKRDATSAVVFKARLRKWLLSHIFYSVNEFYQLPTI, from the coding sequence ATGACTGAGAGACAATACGCATACAGGGCGGGGCGCGCCACCACCGACCTGGTGCGCGAAGTGGTGTGGCGCGTGCTGAGCGCGCGCGAAGCGGGCCAACACGTAGCGCTGCTATGCTGCGACCTCTCGCGCGCTTTTGACACCGCAGACCACCAGCTCATAGCCGACAAGCTGAGTTTCTACGGTATTCGCGGCCCGGCCTTGTCCCTGCTAACATCATTCATGTCTCACCGCTCGCAAGTCGTTGTTGCGGAAAACGGAAAGATCACATCATCTGAGATGACGAATGTGATGGGCGTGCCGCAGGGCTCGTGCCTGTCGAACACTCTGTTCAGTTTATTACTCAACGACCTGCCCACCGCAATACACGACGCAGAGATATATATGTATGCAGACGACGTTGCCGCCATAGTTACTGCGCCGACCACGCGAGAACTGGAACACAAGTTAAACTCCGTAGTCCAGAGGCTTGAGTTTTGGTTTAGACTGAACGGCTTAGCCTTAAATAGAGATAAAACTTGTTACCTCACATTCCAGCTCAATGGCACGGCGCCGTCGCCGTACTCAGTCACTGCTGAACAAACCGCCCTGCAGATGGTCCAATCGGCTAGACTACTAGGCTTCCAAATAGATAGCGGCCTCATCTGGGACCAACATATCGATGAGATATGTTCTAGGCTTGGCCGAGCATGCTTTGCGCTCCGTCGCCTCGCGGGCACCGCGTCCCGTAGCGTCGTGCTATCGTGCTACTTTGCGACCGTCCACAGCCTCATCACCTACGGCGTGGAGCTGTGGGCGCGTGCTGCCGATGCCGATCGAGTCTTCAGGATGCAGAAGCGGGCGGTACGCGCTATTGTGGGTGTGCCTGATGACGTGTCGTGCAGGGAGTTATTTAAAGAATTGGATATTTTGCCTCTTCCCTGTGAGCACATTTTCCAAGTTGCTCTCTTTACATATAAACACTACGATGCGTTTAGACAACGAGGTGTGAACGAATCCCGCGCGATGCGTAGCAACAAGCTTGCCCATCTCCTCGTCACTCCCGCACACAAACTGCGCAAATCAGAAAAGTCGGTATACATCTCGGGCCCGTCTGTGTATAACAGACTACCTAACGAAATAAAAAGAGATGCAACTTCTGCGGTGGTCTTCAAAGCTAGATTACGCAAGTGGCTTCTTAGTCATATATTTTATTCTGTAAACGAGTTCTACCAACTCCCTACTATATAA